TGTCCGAGGCGGGCGTGCGCAACATCGCCGGCTTCAACAAGCTGGTGGAGAGCACCGCGGTGGAGGTCAAGACGGTCTCCGAGCCGCCCAAGAAGAAGGCCAAGCCGAAGAACGTGCTGGTGCTCGACGGCGAAAGCCCCAAGTCCTCCATGCCCGCGGGCGGCGAGAGCCTGGGTGTCGCCGCGCCTCGCGACGACGAGGACGACCTGCTCGACGCGCAGTCGCCAGACGCGGACGCCGAGACGCCCGACCTGGAGGCCGAGGCCGACGACACCGAGGCGATGGAGGCCAGCGAGCCGGCCACGCCGGAGAAGAAGCAGCTCCAGAAGCTGCCCTACATCGTCGTCATCATCGACGAGCTCGCCGACCTGATGATGGTGGCCAGCCGCGAGGTGGAGACCTACGTGGCCCGCCTGGCGCAGATGGCCCGCGCCGCCGGCATCCACCTGATGGTCGCCACCCAGCGCCCGTCCACGGACGTCGTCACCGGCGTCATCAAGGCCAACTTCCCCACGCGCGTCAGCTTCATGCTGCGCTCGAAGCCGGACTCGATGACGATTCTGGGCACGGTGGGCGCCGAGGCCCTGCTGGGCATGGGCGACATGCTCATCATGCCGCCCACCAGCGCGCACCTACAACGCGTGCACGGCGCCTTCGTGTCGGAGAACGAAATCAAGAAGGCGGTGGACCACCTCAAGGCCCAGGGCAAGCCCGTCTACGACGAGTCCATCCTCAAGCCGCGCGACGAGGACGTCGAGGGTGGCGGCGAGGAGGACGAGCTGTCCGACGAGCTGTACGACCAGGCCCTCGCCACGGTCAGCGAGATGCGGGCCGTCTCCATCTCCATGCTCCAGCGGAAGATGCGCATCGGCTACAACCGCGCGGCGCGCATGATTGAGCGGATGGAGCGCGACGGCGTCGTTGGCGCGGCGGACGGCGCCAAGCCTCGCGAGGTGCTCATCCGAGGCCTGGGCGACATGCCGGGCGCCGGGGCGATGTAGGGCCCCGGCCACTGCCGCTGTCCCCGGTGGGGATGGGAGGCGGCGGCCCTGGCGGTTCCATTTCACGGGGGCGTCCTGGCTTGGCCCGGACGCCCTCGCTGTTTTCCAGCGAGGCCCGTCCATGCTTGTCGCCATCTCCCGCTTCCGCCCCGCCCCCGAAGAAGCCGACCGCCTGGTCGCCCGCTTCCAGGAGCGCACCCGGGCGGTGGACGGGTACCCCGGCTTCCTGAGCCTGGAGGTGCTGCGCTCCTTCGAGCGCCCGCCCGAGCTGATGCTGGTGACGCGCTGGCGGGACAAGGCGTCGATGCGGGCCTACTTCCAGTCGGAGGACTTCCAGCGGGCTCGGGAGGCCAGCGCCCAGCAGGAGGACGCCACCTTCAGCTTCTACGAGGTGGTGGGCACATGAAACGACGCGATGCAGGTTCCCAAGCGGCCTCGGCTCGTCTATGGGCGGTGTCCCATGGCTGAACGCATCGCCCTTTTCGCCACCGCCGCCCGCGGCACCGAGGACCTCCTGGCCGACGAGCTGAAGGAGCTCGGCGCCCGCCGCATCCGCCAGGACCGCGGCGGCGTGCGCTTCATGGCCACGCTCGACGAAGCGCTCATGGTGGCGCTCTGGTCCCGCATCGCCATGCGCGTGCTCTATCCGCTGGGCGCCTTCGAGGCCCATGGCGCGGAGGGCCTGTACGAAGCCGCCGCCAGCATCCCCTGGGAGGAGCACCTCACCCCCGAGCACACCTTCGCGGTGGATGCGACGCTGAAGGACAGCGAGCACAGCCACTCCGGCTTCGTGGCCCTCAAGGTGAAGGACGCCATTGTCGACCGGTTGCGCGACACCCAGAAGGCCCGGCCGGACGTGAACACCCGCGACCCGGACGTCCGCGTGGTGGCTCACCTCTCCAGGGAGACGCTGTCTTTGTCCCTGGACCTGTGCGGCGAGCCGCTGCACCGGCGCGGCTACCGCGTGCGCCCCACACCCGCGCCGCTCAAGGAGACGCTCGCGGCGGCGGTGCTGCGCGCCGCGAACTACACGGGCACGGAGGGCCTGGTGGACCCGATGTGCGGCTCCGGCACACTGCTCATCGAAGCGGGGCTCATCGCCCGGCGGCGCGCGCCCGGACTGAACCGGGACTTCGCGGTGGAGCGCTGGCCGGAGATGGGCGCTCGGGCCCGGGAGCTGCTCGCGGACATGCGCGCGGACGCCCGCCGCAATGAGCGCAAGGTGGAAGTCCCCCTGCTCGGCTTCGACAAGGACCCGGAGGCGCTGGAGGCCGCGGACCGCAACGTGCGGGCCGCGCGGCTGTCGGAGGAAATCCAGCTCGCCGAAGGGGATGCGACCCGGCTCCCGCCGCTGCCGGACTCCGGCGGACTCATCGTCACCAACCCGCCCTACGGCGACCGGCTGGGCACGGGCGGCCAGAAGGGCATGAAGAGCTTCTACTTCAAGCTCGGCGAGTCGCTGCGCGTGCCGGGCTGGCGCGTGTGGGTGATTTGCGGCAACCCCGCCTTCGAGAGCGCCTTCCACGCGCGCCCGTCCGCGAAGAAGGACCTCTGGAACGGCCCCATCGCCTGCGCGCTGCTGGGCTACCGCCCGCCCGACGGGGGCAACGCGCGGGGAGACGTTGGAGACGGCTCAGAAGCGCCGCTCGGTGCGCCGCGCGATTCGGCCAATGTTGCTCCGGTGCGTCCACAGCATGAGGGCGAAGAGGAGGGCTGAGAGGCCGGCGTACTCCACGGCCTGGGCGGTGAGCGCCGACGTGCCCACCGCCGTCGCGCCCGCCGCCAGCGAGCCCAGGGAGCTCACTCGCCACAGCGCGAACACGGTGATGAACGCCACCGCGCCCGCGAGCGCCGCCTGGGGCACCAGCACCAGCAGCACGCCCAACGCCGTGGCCACGCCCTTGCCACCCTGGAGCTTCAGCCACACCGGGTAGATGTGTCCCAGCACCGCGGCCAGTCCCACCGACACGTGCACCACGGGCGCGTCTGGCAGCCATCGCACCGCCAGGAGCACCGGCAGCGCGCCCTTCAGGGCGTCCAGCAGCAGGACCACCGCGCCCAGCTTCTTGCCCGCCACGCGCGTGACGTTGGTCGCGCCGATGTTGCCGCTGCCGCCCTTGCGCACGTCCACGCCGCGCAGCCACCGCGTCAGCAACACACCGAAGGGAATGGAGCCGGAGAGGTAGCCCAGCAGGACGAGCGCGGAGGTCACGAAGCGGAAGGCTACAGCAGCAGGTGGGGGAAGCGCGTCTTCACCACCACGTAGGCGTAATTGACCAGGAGGATGATGGGCGTCACCACACCCAGGGCGCTCCACTCACGGGGCGAGAGCTCCACCTGGGGGATGGGCATCCCGAACACCATGTGGAGCACCATGACCACCCCCGCCAGGGCGAACAGGACGGCGGCGATGGTCCCCAGGGGGTTGGCCTCCCAGGCCCCCACGAAGTTGAGGTGCGACACCCGGTCGGCCACGCGCGTCAGTCCACAGCCGAGGCAGGGCCAGCCTGTCTGCTCCCGGAGCACACAGCCCCAGAAGGGGATGATGCGGGCCACCGGGATGTAGCGGGCCACGAGCAGCCCCACGATGCCGGCGAGCCCCATCGCGTCGATGGTGCTGAAACGACGGTTGCGGGGGGGGATGACGACCTTCAAGCGCACCTCGTGGGCGTGTGCGGATGGACGGACTTTAGTACGGGCGTCGCCTTGCCGGAGCAAAGACTTTTGGCTAAGCGGGCGAGGTATGAACACGCTCCGCACGTCCCTGATGCTGCTGGTCGCCGTTCCCCTGGTCGCCCTCGCGGGTGACACGTCCTCCACCAAGGCGGGCAAGGCCGCCGAGGCAGGCAAGGCCGCCGAGGCCGCGGATTGCCACCACCCGCCCCCGCCGCAGGCGTCCGCCAAGGCCGCCGAACAGACGGACTGGAAGCTCACCCGCGGCGAGCCCATCAAGAAGGGCGCCAAGACGGTGAAGCTCGCGGACGTGCTGGCCAAGCCCCAGGCCCACGATGGCAAGACGGTCTTGATTGAGGGCCAGGTCCGCAAGGCCTGTGAGCGCAAGGGCTGCTGGATGGAGCTGGCGGCGTCGGGCGAGGACAAGGCCCCCGGCGTGCGCGTGACGTTCAAGGACTACGGCTTCTTCGTCCCGCTCGACTCCGCGGGCTCGCAGGCGCGCGTGGAGGGTGTGGTGAAGGTGGCCGAGCTGACCGAGAGCCGCGCCCAGCACTACGAGTCCGAAGGCGCCATCGTTCCCCGCGGCACCGACGGCAAGCCGCGCGAAGTGCAGTTGGTGGCCACGGGCGTCGAACTGCGCCGCTGAGACGACATGGCACGAAGCTTCAGCATGCGCGGCGTGCAGGGCGCGGCGGACCGCGCCGTGCAGCACGCCCGCGCATGGATGTTGGAGACAGAGCCGGGCTCGCGGGTGCACGACGTGCAGTTGGACCCGCGCTTCCAGCACCGTGGCGTGGACCTGCTCTGGGAGCTGCCCTCGGGTGAGGTGCGCGGCATCGAGGTGAAGGGCGACCGCAACGCCACCCGCCGCCGCTACTTCTTCGAGCTGGTGTCCAACCTGGAGAAGGACACTCCCGGCTGCTTCCTCTACAGCGGCGCGGACCTGCTGGTGTACGTCTTCCTCTCGCAGGGGGAGCTGCACGTGGTGCCCCTGAAGGCGGCGCGCGACTGGTTCCTCCCGCGGGCGAAGGAGTACCCGCTCAAGCACGCCTTCACGCAGACGGGCGCCATCCGCTACACCACCGTGGGCGCCGTGGTCTCCGTCCGAGACGTGGCGGAAGGCGTCCCGGGCGTGCTCCGAGTGCCCCTGAAGCGCCGGGGCGGCGCCAAGGAGGCCGTGGAGGAGGAAACCCCTACGCCCGAAGACGCCAAGGCGACGGAGACCCGCGCGCGAGATTAGGCCCGATGGGCCCCTCACGCGGGAGACATACGCGAGACGGGGGCGGCCCGACTGGGCACCGCGTGCCTTCGCGAGGAGACGCACACGGGATTGCGCCCAACTGGGCGCCGCGTGCCTTCACGGAGGAACCGCGCGCGGGACTGAGCCGCGCCACAGCCCACCGCGGCCGAGCCAGGAGCGAGGGGCCCGCGAAAGGCCCCTCCTCCCACGAGCGAATCAGCGCCCGTGACGGTGGCGACGGTGCCCGGGGTGAATCTTGTCGTGGGCCGCCTCGAGCCGCTCGGCGATGCCCATGAGCTCCATCAGCGACTCGCGGTCGTTCTGCGCCTTGTAGATGTGCTCGAGCCGGGGAACGAGGTCCAGCGCGAGGTGCAGGTCACCGCCCTGCTCCGCCGACGCCAGCAGGGTGCGGGCCGCCGCGGCCGCCTGACCATGCGCCTTGATGTGGATGAGGCCATCCACCGCGAGCAAACGGGCGATGGGCGAGCGCTCGGTGTCCTCGGTGAGCTTCACCATGTCCGCGGTGGCGGGCTCCACCTCGCCACGGGCCGCGCGAACCATGGCCTTGGAGATGCCACGGCGCTCCGGCAGGAGGAACTCCTCCAGGTCCGCGAAGGACTCGGCGTGAGCCACCTGGCCCGTAGACGCCAGCGCCTCGGCGAGGCTGTCGAAGACCTCCGCCTGCTTCTCCGTGAAGGGCGCCAACGCCTCGCGCATGAAGCGCTCCTGGGGCGCGCCCTTCTCGTCGAGCGGCATCTTCGCGCGCAGGGCGTTCATCTTCTCGAAGGCGGCGTCCACCGCCGCGTCCTGCTTGCCATCCAGCAGGAGCGCCAGTTGCTGCATCAGGTTCGCCAGGGTGTCGGCCATCTCCATGGGGGCCACCCGGTCCGGAAGCCAGCGGCTCCACAGCTCCACCGCCGCCGCCACGACGAAGTCCTTGAAGGGCCCGGTGCCCTTCCAGCCCTGCCGCCACTGCTGGGCAATCCCGAGCGGGAAGGACGTCTCCGCCAGCTTGCGGAAGTCGTCCTCGCCCACGGCAATGCCATAGTGGCCGAGCGTCCCGAGCAGGGCCTCCGTCGAGTACTCCTTCAGGCCCTTCTGCTGCCACGACTTGTCCACTCGCTGCGTGCTCACCTGGTTCTCCGCTGCCATGGACGCCGGCCATCGGCGCGCCAGCGGAGACTTCTAGCGGAACCCGGGGCGGACGTGCACTTCCACGTGCACCATCACGTCAGGCGGCGGACGCCGGAGGTGCTACGCGGGGCACGGTGGGCCACAACACGGGGTTGCGCCGCCCATCCTCCACCCGGCGCGCCAGGTATGGCTCACACTCCCGGGCCGCGAAGGCGCGCTTCCACGCGGCGAAGCTGCCACCCGCCTTCCAGGCATCCATGGCCGCCAGCCCCGCCTCCGGACCGCACTGGGCCAGCATGTACTCCACCCAGGCCCAGCGCGCGGACGTGGGCCGCACCTCGGCCCGGCCCCGGAGCCCCTTGCGCAGCCGCTCCAGCCGCCCCTCCACCTCGCGAATGCCCGTGAAGGGCGCGCCATCCAGCGGCGTGTTCCGCTTGGCCACGAAGGGCGCCACCCCCAGCGCCACCGGCAGGATGCGCGACAGCTCGGCGGTGAAGCGGATCAACTCGTCGATGTCCGCGTCCTCTTCCGTCGGCAAGCCCACGACGTTGTAGACCTTGAGCTGCTTCATCCCCGCCGTACGAGCGAAGGTCGCGGCCCGGACAATCTGCTCCTCCGAGTGCTTCCGGTCCACCATGTCCCGAAGCCGCTGCGAAGGCCCGTCGGCCGCCACCGTGAGGTTGGTGGCGCCTCCGCGCCGGAGCTGATCCACCAACTCCTGGGTCAGCCGATCCGCGCGCAGCGAGGACACGCCCACTTCCCGCCCGGATTCGACAATCGTCCGCAGCAACTCGACGATGCGCGGATGGTCCGTCACGGCCGCGCCCACCAGCCCCACCCGGCGAGCATGGTCGGGAATCAGTGACAAGATTCGCTCGGGAGGCACCGTGCGCATGCCGCCATTCGTGGTGCGGCGCATGACGCAGTAGTGGCAGCCACGAGAGCAGCCCCGCTCCGGCTCGATGAGGAACATCGAGCGCAGCTCCGTGTGGGGCGTGACGATTTGCGAGCGAGCCGGCAGCCGGGAATCCGTCGCCTTGGCCACGTGATAACGCGCCCCACCCCGCCCCGGGACTCGGAAGCCAGGGATGCGCGCCAGGTGCGCCAGCAGGGCCTCGCGCTCCATCGAAGCCGCCGCATCGATGAGGATGTGAATGAGGTCTTCCGCTTCCCCCTGGACGAGCACGTCCACGAAGGGCTCGAGCGGATCAGGATTGGAGAAGGTCAGCGGGCCACCGCCCACCACGAGCGGATAGCGGCCATCCCGGCGCTCCTCCGCCAGCAGGGGCAGCTTCGCCATCTCCAGCATGGAGAACAGGCCGCTCAGCTCCAACTCATAGGCGACCGAGAAGGCCAGCATGTCGAAGTCCGCGACATCCGCCTGGGACTCCCACGTGAAGAGCGGCGTGCGCGTGCGCTGGAAGGCCTCGACATCGTCCGGGAGGAAGACCCGCTCCGCGGTGGCGCCAGGGTGCGTATGAATCTCGCGGTAGATGGCCTGGTAGCCAAGCGAGCTCATGCCCACGTGATAGGGGCTCGGGTAGCAGAGCGCCACCCGGTAGGGCGCCGCCTTGTGCAGCGTGCCCACTTCGTCCGCCAGCAAGCTGCGAACGCGCTCGATGAGTGAGTAACGGCCCTCCATGTGCCTCCAGACAGGTCCAGCCTTTTAAACACCGCGGCCCCGGTCAGCCACTCCCGTGTGAGGGAGAGACCGCCGGGGCCGAGATGCGCCACCCGAGTCGGGTGGCGCGGTTCAGCAGACGACTTTTTCGACTACTTGAACGACGGGACCTGGTTCGTCGGCACGCAGCAGTTCGCAGCGCCGGCGAAGATCGCGCAGTTCGCGGTGGTGATGCACGTCGCCGCGAACTCCGGGTTCAGGCCGGAGCCCGGACCGCAGTTGTCCATGGGAGCAGCCGAGTCAGGATCGCAACCGACGGCCGGCCAGATGGCGTTGATCACGTACGTCGACGTGCAGCCATTGTTCGTGTAGGTCAGCTCGCCCGTCAGCTGGGTACCCGGCGACGAGGGCGCCGAGTACACGCGGACGTTGGAGTACTGGTACCGGATCTGGTTCGCGGGCGAGGCCACGTTGACGAGCGCCACCGGGAAGCTGGGCGCGCCGCAGAAGTCCTCCGCGTCACGGGACGTCGCCAGGTCGCCGATGGCGGTCTGCTCGCTCTGGTCCGTGGAGTTGTCGGCGATACCCCGGCTCGCGAGCCCCTGAGGACGGAGCGCGAGCTTCGCGGTTCCGTTCTGCAGGTCGATGTACCGGTAGACGCCCATCATTTCGGCGGGCGGCGCCACGGTCTCGCAAGCATTGCCAGAAGCATCCCGGCCTTCCTGGACGCGGTCGTACTTCACGGCCCAGTGGGGAGACTCCTGCACGAAGCAGCCCGGATCAGGCTGCTCCACGTTGCAGCCCGTCAGCAGGCTTCCCGTCCCCAGGAGAACCAACGCAGTGTTGACGATGTTCTTGGTCATTTGACTGTTGTTCCGATTCCGTGAGTGGACCTGGGATTAGAACGTGTACCGGATGCCGAAGCGGACCTGACGGGGCGCCTGGTACGAGGTCGGGTTCTTGAAGTTCGGGTTGATGTCGCCGTCCACGCTGCCGAACGGCTCCTCACGCGGCGCCTGGTCCTGGAAGACCACGCGGCCCGGCAGGTTGCCCGGCTCAAGCTCGGAAGGCGTTCCACCCGGGATGGGCTTGATGTCACGAACCGTGAACGTCTGGTCGACGGAGTTCACGCCCTGGAAGTTGAAGAGGTTGAACACGTCCAGGGTGAACGACACCACGCTGTCCTTGCTGACGCGGTAGTTCACGCCAATGTTGGAGTCGATGGTGTTGATCCACGGCGTACGGCCGCCGGCGCCACGGGGGAGGACGAAGGACTCGTCCGAGCCGTAGGCCCAGTGGTGACCCCAGTAGTTGATCGGCGTACCGGAGTTACCGCGGTAGGAGACACCCACGCTCGCCGACAGGGCGTTCGAGATGTTGAACTCCTTCGCACCGAAGATCTTGATCTGGTGCGTGCGGTCGAACGGCAGCAGACCCGTGCGGTTCTCCAGGAGCTCGACGAGGTCGAAGTCCGAGAGGATGTTCGGGTCGAGCTGGCCCGTCTCAGGACGGAACAGACCGGGGTAGTTACCGTACAGGC
This genomic window from Myxococcus hansupus contains:
- a CDS encoding antibiotic biosynthesis monooxygenase family protein yields the protein MLVAISRFRPAPEEADRLVARFQERTRAVDGYPGFLSLEVLRSFERPPELMLVTRWRDKASMRAYFQSEDFQRAREASAQQEDATFSFYEVVGT
- a CDS encoding THUMP domain-containing class I SAM-dependent RNA methyltransferase produces the protein MAERIALFATAARGTEDLLADELKELGARRIRQDRGGVRFMATLDEALMVALWSRIAMRVLYPLGAFEAHGAEGLYEAAASIPWEEHLTPEHTFAVDATLKDSEHSHSGFVALKVKDAIVDRLRDTQKARPDVNTRDPDVRVVAHLSRETLSLSLDLCGEPLHRRGYRVRPTPAPLKETLAAAVLRAANYTGTEGLVDPMCGSGTLLIEAGLIARRRAPGLNRDFAVERWPEMGARARELLADMRADARRNERKVEVPLLGFDKDPEALEAADRNVRAARLSEEIQLAEGDATRLPPLPDSGGLIVTNPPYGDRLGTGGQKGMKSFYFKLGESLRVPGWRVWVICGNPAFESAFHARPSAKKDLWNGPIACALLGYRPPDGGNARGDVGDGSEAPLGAPRDSANVAPVRPQHEGEEEG
- the plsY gene encoding glycerol-3-phosphate 1-O-acyltransferase PlsY, which codes for MTSALVLLGYLSGSIPFGVLLTRWLRGVDVRKGGSGNIGATNVTRVAGKKLGAVVLLLDALKGALPVLLAVRWLPDAPVVHVSVGLAAVLGHIYPVWLKLQGGKGVATALGVLLVLVPQAALAGAVAFITVFALWRVSSLGSLAAGATAVGTSALTAQAVEYAGLSALLFALMLWTHRSNIGRIARRTERRF
- a CDS encoding DUF2752 domain-containing protein, whose amino-acid sequence is MKVVIPPRNRRFSTIDAMGLAGIVGLLVARYIPVARIIPFWGCVLREQTGWPCLGCGLTRVADRVSHLNFVGAWEANPLGTIAAVLFALAGVVMVLHMVFGMPIPQVELSPREWSALGVVTPIILLVNYAYVVVKTRFPHLLL
- a CDS encoding DUF4920 domain-containing protein, coding for MNTLRTSLMLLVAVPLVALAGDTSSTKAGKAAEAGKAAEAADCHHPPPPQASAKAAEQTDWKLTRGEPIKKGAKTVKLADVLAKPQAHDGKTVLIEGQVRKACERKGCWMELAASGEDKAPGVRVTFKDYGFFVPLDSAGSQARVEGVVKVAELTESRAQHYESEGAIVPRGTDGKPREVQLVATGVELRR
- a CDS encoding radical SAM protein → MEGRYSLIERVRSLLADEVGTLHKAAPYRVALCYPSPYHVGMSSLGYQAIYREIHTHPGATAERVFLPDDVEAFQRTRTPLFTWESQADVADFDMLAFSVAYELELSGLFSMLEMAKLPLLAEERRDGRYPLVVGGGPLTFSNPDPLEPFVDVLVQGEAEDLIHILIDAAASMEREALLAHLARIPGFRVPGRGGARYHVAKATDSRLPARSQIVTPHTELRSMFLIEPERGCSRGCHYCVMRRTTNGGMRTVPPERILSLIPDHARRVGLVGAAVTDHPRIVELLRTIVESGREVGVSSLRADRLTQELVDQLRRGGATNLTVAADGPSQRLRDMVDRKHSEEQIVRAATFARTAGMKQLKVYNVVGLPTEEDADIDELIRFTAELSRILPVALGVAPFVAKRNTPLDGAPFTGIREVEGRLERLRKGLRGRAEVRPTSARWAWVEYMLAQCGPEAGLAAMDAWKAGGSFAAWKRAFAARECEPYLARRVEDGRRNPVLWPTVPRVAPPASAA